One region of Flavobacterium sp. KACC 22763 genomic DNA includes:
- a CDS encoding sulfite exporter TauE/SafE family protein has protein sequence MTILTFTLIMILGAFLAGFIGSLSGLGGGIIIIPLLTIILGVDIHYAIGAALVSVIATSSGSAAAYVKEGITNMRMGIFLEIATTIGAVCGALLSTIAPTSFIAVLFGLTLIFSAINSLRKKEEHIVLESSPLAKKLKLDGTYPTHDGEVVKYGTKNVLGGFSMMGVAGMMSGLLGIGSGAFKVIAMDNIMRVPFKVSTTTSNFMMGVTAMASSVIYIQKGYIEPGICMPVVIGVLFGAMAGAKILVRTNPKKLRIFFACLIFVLAINMIYNGLNGKI, from the coding sequence ATGACAATACTTACCTTTACGCTTATAATGATTCTAGGTGCTTTTTTAGCAGGTTTTATCGGTTCATTATCAGGCTTAGGAGGCGGTATCATTATTATTCCGCTTCTAACCATTATTCTCGGTGTCGATATTCATTATGCCATTGGAGCCGCTTTGGTTTCTGTTATCGCCACTTCTTCAGGTTCTGCCGCTGCTTATGTAAAAGAAGGAATTACCAACATGCGAATGGGGATTTTTCTCGAAATCGCTACTACAATCGGGGCGGTTTGCGGAGCATTGCTTTCTACAATTGCTCCTACCTCATTTATAGCCGTTTTGTTCGGCTTAACACTGATTTTTTCTGCTATCAATTCGCTTCGAAAAAAAGAAGAACATATCGTTTTGGAATCTAGTCCGCTGGCTAAAAAATTAAAATTAGACGGAACTTATCCTACTCACGATGGCGAAGTTGTCAAATACGGAACTAAAAACGTGCTTGGCGGTTTTAGTATGATGGGAGTTGCCGGAATGATGTCTGGTCTTCTCGGAATTGGTTCTGGCGCTTTTAAAGTGATTGCAATGGACAATATTATGCGTGTTCCATTTAAAGTTTCAACTACAACCAGTAATTTTATGATGGGCGTTACAGCAATGGCGAGTTCTGTAATTTATATTCAAAAAGGATATATCGAACCTGGAATCTGTATGCCGGTTGTAATTGGAGTTTTGTTTGGAGCTATGGCTGGAGCCAAAATCTTAGTGCGAACAAATCCGAAGAAATTGAGAATATTTTTTGCCTGCCTGATTTTTGTTTTGGCAATAAACATGATTTATAACGGACTAAATGGAAAAATCTAA
- a CDS encoding DoxX family membrane protein, producing MKNITILEAGLILRIVLGITMLSAVADRFGVWGAPGSHQVAWGNWENFVIYTQTLNSFANKATAEILAGIATFFEVLLSLLLLFGFKTRLAALGTTILMFFFAFAMSVSVSVKAPLDYSVWTSCAAALLLANIGKTSFAVDNRI from the coding sequence ATGAAAAACATCACAATATTAGAAGCAGGTTTAATTTTAAGAATAGTTTTAGGAATCACAATGCTTTCGGCCGTAGCAGACCGATTTGGAGTTTGGGGCGCACCGGGATCTCACCAAGTTGCCTGGGGAAATTGGGAAAACTTTGTAATCTACACACAAACCCTCAATTCATTTGCCAACAAAGCCACAGCAGAAATTCTGGCAGGAATTGCCACTTTCTTTGAAGTTTTACTGAGTCTTCTATTATTATTTGGTTTTAAAACGAGACTCGCCGCTTTAGGAACTACTATTTTAATGTTCTTTTTTGCTTTTGCCATGTCGGTTTCGGTTTCGGTAAAAGCACCTCTAGACTATTCGGTTTGGACAAGTTGTGCGGCGGCTTTACTACTTGCTAATATTGGTAAAACATCTTTCGCCGTTGATAATCGCATATAG
- a CDS encoding GNAT family N-acetyltransferase, which translates to MNIRKAEKSDSKYIAPILLLAMEDIIYKFIAKEDYASAKDFLQYFVESENNQYSYQNCFVAEENSEIIGAVNIYNGADIEELRAPIVEYVRKHHNPEFDPELETRAGEYYIDSLGVNPKHQGKGIGSQLLQFLIDKYVHKNKEVLGLLVEEDNPSAKKLYLKLGFKVVGNKTLVKKNLEHLQIKN; encoded by the coding sequence ATGAATATAAGAAAAGCCGAAAAATCAGACTCAAAATATATTGCTCCCATATTATTATTAGCAATGGAAGATATCATTTATAAGTTTATTGCGAAAGAAGATTACGCTTCCGCGAAAGACTTTCTGCAGTATTTCGTTGAAAGTGAAAATAATCAGTATTCTTATCAAAACTGTTTTGTGGCTGAGGAAAACAGCGAAATCATTGGCGCAGTAAATATTTATAACGGCGCAGACATTGAAGAATTACGTGCTCCGATAGTCGAATATGTTCGAAAACACCATAATCCAGAATTCGACCCAGAATTGGAAACACGCGCTGGAGAGTATTACATTGACTCTTTAGGTGTGAATCCGAAACATCAGGGAAAAGGAATTGGTTCTCAATTATTGCAATTTTTGATTGATAAATACGTTCATAAAAATAAAGAGGTTTTAGGTCTTCTGGTTGAAGAAGACAATCCGAGTGCTAAAAAACTGTATTTAAAGCTTGGTTTTAAAGTAGTTGGAAACAAAACTTTGGTTAAGAAGAACCTGGAACATCTTCAAATCAAAAATTAA
- a CDS encoding DUF1634 domain-containing protein — translation MEKSNMVHEEKFGEKDFQTIIGNLLRYGVWISLSVAFIGGIVYLLHNGNQIEDYSVFKENDRNIFEVIAAVYNGAIQGNGESLIFTGIIFLFMTPVLRVLLSLFSFLLEKDYLYVGITLIVILIIIISISFGFSH, via the coding sequence ATGGAAAAATCTAATATGGTACACGAAGAAAAATTTGGAGAAAAAGATTTTCAGACAATCATAGGAAACTTGCTTCGTTACGGAGTTTGGATTTCGTTATCAGTAGCTTTTATTGGCGGAATTGTTTATTTGCTTCATAATGGAAATCAGATTGAGGATTATTCTGTTTTTAAAGAAAATGACCGAAATATATTTGAAGTAATTGCGGCTGTTTACAACGGTGCAATACAAGGAAATGGTGAATCATTAATATTTACAGGAATTATTTTCTTGTTCATGACGCCTGTTTTACGTGTACTGCTTTCGCTATTTTCGTTTTTATTGGAAAAAGATTACTTGTATGTTGGCATTACATTAATTGTAATCCTAATTATCATTATAAGCATTTCATTTGGTTTCTCACATTAA